In Bacillus sp. NP247, one DNA window encodes the following:
- a CDS encoding S-layer homology domain-containing protein: MKKKVLGVMMIATMVGGIFAGTNAAPVKAEEYPEMIVFDDVPYGFWAYDAILDLAYNKIIVGYGNGKYGVGDLTTREQVAGVIYKTLEMKEEGSVANPYKDISGSSTNFQKEILALTKRGVFKGDENGNFRPKAPISRAEMAVVLQKAFTFEAKQKHTFKDVPKGHWAEEAISALQSNQVVTGTGKGMYELNRFVPREQYAQYINNALINYHLKEDWK, translated from the coding sequence ATGAAGAAAAAAGTATTGGGTGTAATGATGATTGCGACAATGGTAGGAGGTATATTTGCAGGAACGAATGCGGCACCTGTAAAAGCGGAAGAGTATCCGGAAATGATTGTATTTGATGATGTCCCATACGGATTTTGGGCATATGATGCTATTTTAGATTTAGCTTATAATAAAATTATAGTTGGTTATGGAAATGGAAAGTACGGTGTTGGAGATCTTACAACACGTGAACAAGTAGCTGGAGTTATCTACAAAACACTTGAAATGAAAGAAGAAGGGTCAGTAGCAAATCCGTACAAAGATATTTCTGGAAGTTCAACTAATTTCCAAAAGGAAATTTTAGCATTAACAAAACGTGGTGTTTTTAAAGGTGATGAAAACGGGAATTTTAGACCGAAAGCACCAATTTCTCGAGCTGAAATGGCAGTAGTGCTTCAAAAGGCATTTACTTTCGAAGCAAAACAAAAGCATACATTTAAAGATGTGCCAAAAGGGCATTGGGCAGAAGAGGCAATTAGTGCACTGCAATCTAATCAAGTTGTTACAGGAACGGGAAAAGGTATGTATGAATTAAATCGCTTTGTACCGAGAGAACAATATGCTCAGTATATCAACAATGCACTTATTAATTATCATTTGAAAGAGGATTGGAAATAG
- a CDS encoding S-layer homology domain-containing protein: MIHKTVTKYVGNDVVTTLFILYIFKKTYIYWGDNLMSKKLLKAATALTIMGGVLFSAESNNVKAESTQLQNTNTIVFKDVPKGHWSYKAIHTLAENEIIFGYGDGIFGFGDDVTREQVAALIYRVFDMEEQDEYENPYGDIDENSTDFIEEILALTEMEIFMGDEHGNFRPKATLTRAEMAQVLTNAFDLQAKGSHNFNDVSANSWATNAISAIQTNGITAGIGENKFGPSMKVTREQYAQFLYKAMLHDMEQGQ, encoded by the coding sequence ATGATTCACAAAACCGTCACGAAATACGTCGGAAATGATGTTGTCACTACACTATTTATTCTGTATATTTTTAAAAAAACATATATATATTGGGGAGATAATTTGATGAGCAAAAAATTATTAAAAGCAGCTACAGCATTAACAATTATGGGTGGGGTGTTATTCTCAGCGGAGAGTAATAATGTAAAAGCGGAAAGTACGCAGTTGCAAAATACAAATACAATTGTATTTAAAGATGTACCAAAAGGACATTGGTCATATAAGGCAATTCATACTTTAGCGGAAAATGAAATTATTTTTGGATATGGAGATGGGATATTCGGTTTTGGGGATGATGTAACACGTGAGCAAGTTGCAGCTTTAATTTACCGTGTTTTTGATATGGAAGAACAAGATGAGTATGAAAACCCATATGGAGACATCGATGAAAACTCAACAGACTTTATCGAGGAAATATTGGCTTTAACGGAAATGGAAATTTTCATGGGAGACGAGCATGGAAACTTTAGACCGAAGGCGACGTTAACGCGTGCAGAAATGGCGCAAGTTCTTACGAATGCTTTTGACTTACAGGCAAAGGGATCTCATAATTTTAACGATGTTTCAGCAAATTCATGGGCAACGAATGCAATTAGTGCAATACAAACAAATGGTATTACAGCGGGAATCGGAGAAAATAAATTTGGTCCGTCCATGAAAGTAACGAGAGAACAATACGCACAATTTTTATATAAAGCAATGTTGCATGATATGGAACAAGGGCAGTAA
- the aceB gene encoding malate synthase A encodes MSTQTSRVTLAGEMLPAYNEILTPEALNFLKELHENFNERRIELLQKRVEKQKKIDAGKFPKFLEETKHIREGDWTIAKLPKDLEDRRVEITGPVDRKMVINALNSGAHLFMADFEDSNAPTWRNAVEGQINLRDASKGTISHKNENGKEYRLNSKTAVLIVRPRGWHLEEKHMQVDGKNMSGSLVDFGLYFFHNAKTLLAKGSGPYFYLPKMESYLEARLWNDVFVFAQKYIGIPNGTIKATVLIETIHASFEMDEILYELRDHSAGLNCGRWDYIFSFLKSFRNHNEFLLPDRAQVTMTAPFMRAYSLKVIQTCHRRNAPAIGGMAAQIPIKNDPEANEAAFEKVRADKEREALDGHDGTWVAHPGLVPVAMDVFNHIMKTPNQIFRKREEIRVTEKDLLEVPMGTITESGLRTNINVGIQYIASWLSGRGAAPIYNLMEDAATAEISRAQVWQWIRHEGGKLSDGRDITFKLMEELKEEELAKIEREIGKEAFKKGRFEEATKLFTSLVRNNEFMPFLTLPGYEIL; translated from the coding sequence ATGTCGACGCAAACTTCACGGGTTACATTGGCTGGAGAAATGTTACCAGCGTACAACGAAATATTGACACCTGAGGCGCTTAATTTCTTAAAGGAATTGCATGAAAATTTCAATGAGCGCCGCATAGAACTTTTACAAAAACGTGTGGAGAAACAAAAGAAAATTGATGCAGGAAAGTTTCCAAAGTTTTTAGAAGAAACAAAGCACATTCGTGAAGGCGATTGGACAATCGCCAAGCTTCCAAAAGATTTAGAGGATCGCCGCGTAGAGATTACTGGACCGGTAGATAGAAAAATGGTCATTAACGCTTTAAATTCAGGAGCACATCTTTTTATGGCAGACTTTGAAGATTCGAATGCACCAACTTGGAGAAATGCTGTCGAAGGCCAAATTAACTTACGAGATGCGAGTAAGGGAACGATTTCACATAAAAATGAGAACGGAAAAGAATATCGTTTAAATAGTAAAACGGCTGTCTTAATCGTGCGTCCGAGAGGGTGGCATTTAGAAGAAAAACATATGCAAGTTGACGGCAAGAACATGTCTGGCAGTTTGGTGGATTTTGGATTGTACTTTTTCCATAATGCGAAGACGCTTTTAGCAAAAGGAAGTGGTCCATACTTTTACTTACCGAAAATGGAAAGCTACTTAGAGGCAAGATTATGGAATGACGTTTTCGTATTCGCTCAAAAGTATATCGGTATTCCGAATGGAACGATTAAAGCGACTGTGTTAATAGAAACGATTCACGCTTCATTTGAAATGGATGAAATTTTGTATGAACTAAGAGATCATTCTGCTGGTTTAAACTGCGGGCGATGGGATTATATATTTAGTTTCTTAAAGAGTTTCCGAAACCATAATGAATTTTTACTTCCAGATAGAGCGCAAGTCACGATGACAGCGCCGTTTATGCGCGCGTATTCTTTGAAAGTTATTCAAACGTGTCATCGCCGTAATGCGCCAGCAATCGGAGGGATGGCAGCGCAAATCCCAATTAAGAATGATCCAGAAGCAAATGAGGCGGCTTTTGAGAAAGTGCGTGCTGATAAGGAACGCGAAGCTTTAGATGGACATGACGGGACTTGGGTTGCCCACCCGGGACTTGTACCGGTTGCAATGGATGTATTTAATCACATAATGAAAACGCCAAATCAAATTTTTAGAAAGCGTGAAGAAATACGTGTAACAGAAAAGGATTTATTAGAAGTACCAATGGGAACGATTACAGAAAGTGGTCTTCGCACGAATATTAACGTCGGTATTCAATATATTGCATCTTGGTTAAGCGGGCGGGGAGCAGCTCCAATTTATAACTTAATGGAAGATGCAGCAACAGCGGAAATATCAAGAGCACAAGTATGGCAGTGGATTCGTCATGAGGGTGGAAAGCTAAGTGATGGCCGTGATATCACTTTTAAATTGATGGAAGAATTGAAAGAAGAAGAACTAGCAAAAATAGAAAGAGAGATTGGTAAGGAAGCGTTTAAGAAAGGGAGATTT